A genomic window from Prunus persica cultivar Lovell chromosome G2, Prunus_persica_NCBIv2, whole genome shotgun sequence includes:
- the LOC109947500 gene encoding heavy metal-associated isoprenylated plant protein 39 isoform X1, which produces MAQQKVVLKVMTMTDDKTKQKAIEAAADIFGIDSIAADLKDQKLTVVGMMDPVAVVKKLKKVGKVDIISVGPAKEEKKEEKKEEKKEEKKEEKKEEKKEEKK; this is translated from the exons ATGGCTCAG CAGAAGGTGGTCCTCAAGGTCATGACTATGACTGATGACAAAACAAAGCAGAAAGCCATTGAAGCGGCCGCTGATATATTtg GGATTGATTCAATAGCAGCAGATCTAAAGGACCAAAAGCTAACCGTGGTAGGGATGATGGATCCAGTGGCAGTGGTGAAGAAGTTAAAGAAGGTAGGGAAAGTGGACATAATATCAGTTGGCCCAGCcaaggaagagaaaaaggaagagaagaaagaggagaaaaaagaggaaaagaaagaagagaaaaaggaggagaagaaggaggagaaaaaatga
- the LOC109947500 gene encoding heavy metal-associated isoprenylated plant protein 39 isoform X2, whose protein sequence is MAQKVVLKVMTMTDDKTKQKAIEAAADIFGIDSIAADLKDQKLTVVGMMDPVAVVKKLKKVGKVDIISVGPAKEEKKEEKKEEKKEEKKEEKKEEKKEEKK, encoded by the exons ATGGCTCAG AAGGTGGTCCTCAAGGTCATGACTATGACTGATGACAAAACAAAGCAGAAAGCCATTGAAGCGGCCGCTGATATATTtg GGATTGATTCAATAGCAGCAGATCTAAAGGACCAAAAGCTAACCGTGGTAGGGATGATGGATCCAGTGGCAGTGGTGAAGAAGTTAAAGAAGGTAGGGAAAGTGGACATAATATCAGTTGGCCCAGCcaaggaagagaaaaaggaagagaagaaagaggagaaaaaagaggaaaagaaagaagagaaaaaggaggagaagaaggaggagaaaaaatga
- the LOC18786783 gene encoding pentatricopeptide repeat-containing protein At3g60050, translating to MNCISLFGPRVIQKISCYFVVARKLSDGCFGGNKGDNGHEFIEEPLKRIWRSSDFDSVLDEKQNVPEYENRPREYFSLRRSFFENAKIHTRRVLEVLQQDGPGFDTKAALDELHIEVSGLLVREVLFKILKQVNYASKMRCAKLGYKFFVWSGQLENYRHTANTYHLMMKIFADCEEFKAMWRLVDEMIEKGYPTTAQTFNILICTCGEAGLAKKVVERFIKSKTFNYRPFKHSYNAILHSLVVVKQYKLIEWVYQQMLADGHCTDILTYNVMMYAKYRLGKLDQFHRLLEEMGRSGFAPDLHTYNILLHVLGKGDKPLAALNLLNHMKEVGLDPSVLHFTTLIDGLSRSGNLDACKYFFDEMIKHECFPDVVCYTVMISGYIVAGELEKAQGVFDEMIPNGQLPNVFTYNAMIRGLCMAGKFEEACSMLKDMESRGCNPNFTVYSTLVSYLRNAGKLAKAHEVITHMVEKGQYTHLLSKFKGYRRC from the coding sequence ATGAACTGTATATCTCTGTTTGGTCCAAGGGTTATTCAAAAGATTTCGTGTTATTTTGTCGTAGCACGAAAATTAAGTGATGGATGCTTTGGTGGGAATAAAGGGGATAATGGGCATGAGTTTATAGAGGAACCCTTGAAGAGAATATGGCGAAGTTCGGATTTTGATTCAGTTTTAGATGAGAAACAGAATGTTCCTGAGTATGAGAACCGTCCACGGGAGTATTTCTCACTGAGACGGAGTTTTTTCGAGAATGCGAAGATTCATACCAGGAGGGTTCTTGAAGTTCTTCAACAAGATGGCCCTGGGTTTGATACAAAAGCGGCTTTGGATGAGTTGCATATAGAGGTTTCAGGGCTTCTTGTGAGGGAAgttctcttcaaaattttgaaacaagTAAATTATGCCAGTAAAATGCGGTGTGCAAAGTTGGGGTATAAGTTTTTTGTGTGGTCTGGCCAGCTTGAAAATTACAGGCACACAGCAAACACATATCATTTAATGATGAAGATATTTGCAGATTGTGAGGAGTTTAAAGCAATGTGGAGGCTAGTTGATGAGATGATTGAGAAAGGATATCCAACTACAGCACAAACGTTCAACATTTTGATATGCACTTGTGGCGAGGCAGGCTTAGCTAAGAAAGTTGTGGAAAGATTCATCAAATCGAAGACATTTAACTATAGGCCATTTAAACACTCATACAATGCAATTTTGCACTCTCTTGTTGTGGTGAAGCAGTACAAGTTGATTGAGTGGGTATATCAACAGATGTTGGCAGACGGTCACTGCACAGATATTCTAACTTACAATGTTATGATGTATGCAAAATATAGATTGGGGAAGCTGGATCAATTTCACAGACTCCTTGAAGAAATGGGCAGGAGTGGATTCGCTCCAGATTTGCATACTTACAATATTCTTCTTCATGTCCTTGGTAAGGGAGACAAGCCACTTGCCGCGCTTAATCTTTTGAACCACATGAAGGAAGTCGGTTTAGATCCAAGTGTTCTTCACTTCACAACATTGATAGATGGACTAAGCAGGTCTGGAAATTTGGATGCCTGCAAGTATTTTTTTGATGAGATGATAAAGCATGAGTGCTTTCCTGATGTTGTTTGTTATACTGTAATGATATCGGGGTATATTGTGGCTGGGGAGCTTGAGAAGGCTCAAGGGGTGTTTGATGAGATGATCCCTAATGGGCAGCTTCCAAATGTATTTACATACAATGCTATGATTCGTGGCCTTTGTATGGCGGGAAAGTTTGAGGAAGCATGCTCCATGCTTAAGGATATGGAATCTAGAGGCTGCAATCCGAATTTCACTGTATACAGCACCCTAGTAAGTTATTTGCGAAATGCTGGGAAGCTTGCCAAAGCTCATGAAGTAATAACACATATGGTGGAGAAGGGGCAGTATACCCATCTACTTTCGAAGTTCAAGGGATATAGGAGATGTTGA